In Triticum urartu cultivar G1812 chromosome 6, Tu2.1, whole genome shotgun sequence, the following proteins share a genomic window:
- the LOC125516031 gene encoding F-box/LRR-repeat protein At3g26922-like codes for QRLTPASPVSATASLSAATTGKDGGGEDRISALPSDLLCNVVSRLPVKDAARTGALSQRWRGLWRAAPLVLDDAHLLPDAAAASRVLASHPGPCRSVRLVNNLIDESNKDALLAEWLRLLADKGVEDLILANDPCSRGAMPVQLPPSLLSCGASLRRLYLGVWLFPFTIDLRRGPGVFPHLQELGICHGITQERDLQYMLACSPKLEILALIGTFCLPDRVRVRHQSLRCVVLWHSLVDEVGAMAAPQLQRLIIYCTNSTGPGIGRTIKVKIGRAPQLAVLGYLDTAKHVLEIGNTIIKAGVTKVCPSTVVPSVKVLTLKVRFRVAAEVKTLLGFLRCFPEVETLHIMASDNDTDYYEDHGQVKVRDRLSSTFWQRVGPIGCMESRVKRVVFDQFTGWTNEVGFLKLVLGRAVLLQKVTVVLARPDSAAMSEAMRKLQPLASKRMWATKVVDNLSFEVCGRVAGHLCWYKEASDLSISDPFISMLGLH; via the exons CAAAGGCTAACACCGGCCTCCCCGGTTTCCGCCACCGCCTCCCTCTCCGCCGCCACCACTGGcaaggacggcggcggcgaggaccGCATCAGCGCTCTTCCAAGCGACCTCCTTTGCAACGTCGTCTCTCGCCTCCCCGTCAAGGATGCTGCCCGCACCGGCGCGCTCTCCCAGCGCTGGCGGGGCCTCTGGCGCGCCGCCCCGCTCGTCCTCGACGACGCCCACCTCCTCCCGGACGCCGCCGCGGCGTCCCGCGTCCTCGCCTCCCACCCGGGCCCCTGCCGCTCCGTCCGGCTCGTCAACAACCTCATCGACGAGTCCAACAAGGACGCGCTCCTCGCCGAGTGGCTCCGCCTCCTCGCCGACAAAGGCGTGGAGGATCTCATCCTCGCCAACGACCCTTGCTCCCGTGGAGCGATGCCCGTGCAGCTACCGCCGTCCCTCCTCAGCTGTGGCGCCTCGCTCCGCCGCCTCTACCTCGGCGTCTGGCTCTTCCCTTTCACCATCGACCTCCGGCGCGGCCCCGGCGTCTTCCCCCACCTCCAGGAGCTTGGCATCTGTCACGGCATCACCCAGGAGCGTGACCTCCAGTACATGCTCGCTTGCAGCCCCAAGCTGGAGATCTTGGCGCTCATCGGCACCTTCTGCCTCCCCGACCGCGTCCGCGTCCGCCACCAAAGCCTCCGTTGCGTGGTGCTCTGGCATTCTCTGGTGGACGAGGTCGGCGCCATGGCCGCCCCGCAGCTGCAGCGGCTCATCATCTACTGCACCAACTCCACTGGGCCTGGAATCGGAAGGACCATCAAGGTCAAGATAGGCCGTGCTCCTCAGCTCGCCGTGCTCGGCTACTTGGACACGGCCAAGCACGTGCTTGAGATCGGCAACACCATCATCAAG GCTGGGGTGACAAAGGTTTGCCCAAGTACAGTGGTTCCAAGCGTCAAGGTGTTAACTCTTAAGGTGCGATTCAGAGTCGCTGCTGAAGTGAAAACTTTGCTGGGCTTCTTGAGATGCTTCCCTGAAGTAGAGACCTTGCACATTATGGCT TCCGACAATGACACCGACTACTACGAGGACCATGGCCAAGTCAAGGTAAGGGACAGGCTCAGTTCCACCTTCTGGCAGCGGGTCGGTCCGATCGGATGCATGGAGTCGCGTGTCAAGAGGGTGGTGTTCGATCAGTTCACCGGGTGGACAAACGAGGTTGGGTTCCTGAAGCTGGTCCTTGGGAGAGCTGTGCTGCTGCAGAAGGTGACAGTCGTGCTGGCCCGTCCGGATTCTGCGGCGATGAGTGAGGCCATGCGCAAACTGCAGCCGTTGGCTTCCAAGAGAATGTGGGCCACTAAGGTTGTGGACAATCTTTCCTTTGAAGTCTGTGGGCGCGTGGCAGGTCATTTGTGTTGGTACAAAGAAGCATCTGATCTTTCTATCAGTGACCCGTTCATTTCTATGTTAGGGCTGCACTGA
- the LOC125516399 gene encoding uncharacterized protein LOC125516399 translates to MWIVVPAKTSSGFVKVEWFDKSGKEGEEQQIEEERRALVLKVQAILRPFVLKDMKEAVENRVPQKKGVVQNSDAIIVTCSRDNAAKEGARTDSGNCQEVPAEVVGQTDDEGSPNRRTSQLGREVEVTKVITRPRTNDVPISLVGESNPAVLLQVPNSSSPELIFKALRGIPGLARTDILRSYSALIRDDRRFECLMALPMDMRKDWLLMEIGNN, encoded by the exons ATGTGGATTGTTGTTCCAGCCAAGACATCATCTGGATTTGTAAAGGTAGAATG GTTTGATAAATCTGGGAAAGAAGGTGAGGAACAACAAATTGAAGAGGAAAGAAGGGCCCTTGTTTTGAAGGTTCAAGCCATTTTGCGTCCATTCGTTCTAAAGGACATGAAGGAGGCTGTCGAAAACAGGGTTCCACAAAAGAAAGGTGTTGTTCAGAACTCCGATGCAATTATTGTCACATGCTCCAGAGATAATGCAGCAAAAGAAGGCGCAAGGACTGATAGTGGGAATTGTCAAGAGGTACCAGCAGAGGTTGTTGGTCAAACTGATGATGAAGGTAGTCCTAACAGGCGAACCAGTCAACTGGGCCGGGAAGTGGAAGTTACTAAGGTCATTACGAGGCCGAGAACTAATGATGTGCCTATCTCACTGGTTGGCGAAAGCAATCCAGCTGTGCTTCTGCAAGTGCCAAATTCAAGTTCCCCTGAATTAATCTTCAAGGCACTCAGAGGCATACCTGGCTTAGCCCGTACCGATATTCTGAGATCCTACAGTGCTCTTATCCGTGATGATCGCCGATTTGAGTGTCTCATGGCACTCCCGATGGACATGAGAAAGGATTGGTTGCTCATGGAGATTGGAAACAACTAG